In Vibrio diazotrophicus, the following proteins share a genomic window:
- the uspB gene encoding universal stress protein UspB: MISGDTILLALMIVTGINVARYLTALRALIYIMREAHPLLYQQVDGRGFFTTHGNMSKQVRLYHYLKSKEYLHHHDEVFTGKCDRVRELFILSSSLVVFTSVVAFMI, from the coding sequence ATGATCAGTGGAGATACCATTCTACTAGCGCTAATGATTGTTACTGGTATTAACGTAGCAAGATACCTTACCGCGCTGCGAGCTCTGATTTATATCATGCGAGAAGCTCACCCGTTGCTTTACCAACAAGTTGATGGACGGGGTTTTTTCACCACACATGGCAACATGTCTAAGCAGGTTCGCCTATATCACTACTTAAAAAGTAAAGAGTACCTTCATCACCACGATGAAGTGTTTACTGGCAAGTGTGATCGTGTGCGTGAGCTTTTCATTCTCTCTTCGTCTCTCGTGGTGTTTACCTCTGTGGTTGCGTTTATGATCTAG
- the ftnA gene encoding non-heme ferritin gives MLSQTMVDQLNDQINLEFFSSNLYLQMSAWCEDKGFEGAAEFLRVHAAEEMQHMQRLFTYVSETGSLPILGAIEAPRHNFASLGDVFRETYEHEQMITEKINKLAHAAFTSQDYSTFNFLQWYVAEQHEEEKLFKGILDKLELVGEDGKALFFIDKDLAALAQKGSSSVMDAPAA, from the coding sequence ATGCTTTCACAAACGATGGTTGATCAATTGAATGATCAAATTAACCTCGAATTTTTCTCATCCAATCTATACTTACAAATGAGTGCTTGGTGTGAAGATAAAGGATTCGAAGGAGCAGCTGAGTTTTTAAGAGTTCATGCAGCTGAAGAAATGCAGCACATGCAAAGACTGTTTACTTATGTCAGCGAAACAGGCTCATTGCCGATTTTAGGCGCGATAGAGGCTCCTCGACATAACTTTGCAAGCTTAGGTGATGTGTTCCGTGAAACCTACGAACATGAGCAAATGATTACAGAAAAAATCAACAAATTGGCTCATGCGGCATTCACATCGCAAGACTACTCAACATTTAACTTCCTTCAGTGGTACGTTGCGGAGCAACATGAAGAAGAGAAGTTGTTTAAAGGGATTTTAGACAAGCTAGAACTGGTTGGTGAAGATGGTAAAGCGTTGTTCTTTATCGACAAAGATCTAGCTGCTTTGGCACAAAAAGGCTCATCTTCGGTAATGGATGCCCCTGCTGCTTAA
- the uspA gene encoding universal stress protein UspA — protein MSYKHILVAVDLSEDSKLLVEKAVALATPLNAAVSFIHIDVNYAELYTGLIDINLAETQHHAMEASQTQLKELADHANYPINHTLVGSGDLSNELCDTINEFNIDLVVCGHHQDFWSKLLSSTRQLINCSPVDMLVVPLND, from the coding sequence ATGAGCTATAAACACATCTTAGTAGCTGTTGACCTATCTGAAGATAGCAAATTGCTGGTAGAAAAAGCCGTTGCACTCGCGACACCTCTCAATGCTGCTGTCTCGTTTATCCATATCGACGTCAACTATGCCGAACTGTATACCGGACTAATTGATATCAATTTGGCGGAAACTCAGCATCACGCAATGGAAGCATCGCAAACTCAGTTAAAAGAACTGGCAGATCATGCCAATTACCCGATTAACCACACTTTAGTAGGCAGTGGTGACTTGAGTAATGAGCTGTGTGACACCATCAATGAGTTCAATATTGACCTTGTGGTTTGTGGCCATCACCAAGATTTTTGGAGCAAGTTACTCTCTTCAACAAGACAGCTCATAAATTGCTCACCTGTCGACATGTTGGTAGTACCACTTAATGACTGA
- a CDS encoding carboxylate/amino acid/amine transporter, whose protein sequence is MFYLSAVTLLWAFSFSLIGVYLAGQVDSWFSVFMRVALASVVFLPFLKFKQVPKKLIVQLMSIGGIQLGLMYCFYYQSFLLLSVPEVLLFTVFTPIYVTLIYDLLKARFSPWYLVTAAIAVAGAVFIKFAGINENFVIGFFVVQGANLCFAIGQVAYKYVMENQSVELPQRTVFGYFYLGALVVATIAFTLLGNPSKLPTTSLQWGILIYLGVIASGLGYFVWNKGACLVNAGALAIMNNALVPAGLIVNIVIWNRDVDVARLTIGGIIILFSLWVNETWVKRKVAQSYKEAESA, encoded by the coding sequence ATGTTTTATTTATCTGCAGTTACCCTACTTTGGGCATTTTCATTTAGCCTGATCGGCGTTTATCTGGCGGGTCAGGTTGACTCTTGGTTCTCAGTGTTCATGCGCGTTGCACTGGCAAGCGTTGTCTTCCTGCCGTTTTTGAAATTCAAGCAAGTACCAAAAAAACTGATTGTTCAGCTAATGTCTATCGGTGGTATCCAACTTGGATTGATGTATTGCTTCTATTACCAATCGTTTTTACTGCTCTCTGTTCCAGAAGTATTACTGTTTACCGTATTCACACCTATTTACGTCACTTTGATTTACGATTTGCTTAAAGCACGTTTCTCTCCGTGGTATCTGGTTACAGCCGCTATCGCAGTAGCTGGTGCGGTGTTCATTAAGTTTGCTGGCATCAATGAGAACTTCGTGATTGGCTTCTTTGTTGTACAAGGTGCCAACCTCTGTTTTGCAATCGGTCAGGTGGCTTATAAATATGTTATGGAAAACCAAAGCGTAGAGCTTCCTCAACGTACGGTATTTGGTTATTTCTACTTAGGCGCACTGGTTGTGGCAACCATAGCGTTCACGCTGTTAGGTAACCCATCGAAGCTACCAACCACCTCACTGCAATGGGGTATTCTGATTTACCTTGGTGTGATTGCATCTGGTCTAGGTTATTTCGTGTGGAACAAGGGCGCGTGTTTGGTTAACGCGGGTGCGTTGGCGATCATGAATAACGCTTTGGTTCCAGCAGGTTTAATCGTCAACATCGTTATTTGGAACCGCGATGTGGATGTCGCTCGTCTGACTATTGGCGGCATCATCATTTTGTTCTCACTGTGGGTTAACGAAACTTGGGTGAAACGTAAAGTTGCTCAAAGCTACAAAGAAGCCGAAAGCGCTTAA
- a CDS encoding class I SAM-dependent methyltransferase yields the protein MQLQLICEAPERASELDEIATRWKLTHSDESVFALVLTSEQLELRKVDEPKLGAIFVDWVTGAVAHRRKFGGGKGQSIAKAAGLNKGATPTVLDGTAGLGRDAFVLASLGCKVQMVERHPVVAALLDDGLNRAKQDSEIGGWVSERVTLLHASSHDALNKLANDESFVRPDVVYLDPMYPHPENKKKSALVKKEMRVFQSLVGADNDADALLEPALQLATKRVVVKRPDYANWLAEQKPSMAIETKKNRFDVYVIAAMTGE from the coding sequence TTGCAGCTACAACTGATTTGTGAAGCCCCTGAACGCGCTTCTGAGCTTGATGAAATAGCAACACGCTGGAAGCTTACACACAGTGATGAAAGCGTTTTTGCGCTGGTACTCACCAGCGAGCAATTAGAACTGCGTAAAGTCGATGAACCTAAGCTGGGAGCCATCTTCGTTGATTGGGTCACCGGGGCGGTGGCGCATCGTCGTAAGTTTGGTGGCGGTAAAGGTCAATCCATTGCAAAAGCTGCAGGGCTCAATAAAGGTGCCACACCTACGGTGCTGGATGGGACGGCTGGTTTAGGCCGAGATGCATTTGTTTTAGCCTCTTTGGGCTGCAAAGTACAAATGGTGGAGCGTCATCCTGTGGTTGCGGCATTGTTGGATGATGGATTAAATCGAGCCAAGCAGGACAGTGAAATTGGTGGTTGGGTATCAGAGCGCGTGACGCTACTGCACGCATCCAGTCACGATGCTCTCAATAAATTAGCCAATGACGAAAGCTTCGTTCGCCCAGATGTGGTGTATCTCGATCCTATGTATCCGCATCCTGAGAACAAAAAGAAAAGCGCTTTGGTTAAGAAAGAGATGCGCGTATTCCAATCTCTTGTCGGCGCAGATAACGACGCTGACGCGCTATTAGAACCCGCATTGCAACTTGCGACTAAACGAGTGGTGGTGAAGCGTCCTGATTACGCAAATTGGCTGGCAGAGCAAAAGCCAAGTATGGCAATAGAAACCAAAAAGAACCGCTTTGATGTTTATGTGATTGCAGCGATGACGGGCGAATAA
- the asnC gene encoding transcriptional regulator AsnC: protein MQVASTKLDELDRAILKILMDDARTPYAEMAKQFNVSPATIHVRIEKMKAADIIQGTEVVVNTKKLGYDVCCFIGINLKAARDYHSALEKLNALDEVVEAYYTTGAYSIFVKLMCRSIEELQFVLIDKLQAIDEVQSTETLISLQNPINRNVIP from the coding sequence ATGCAAGTCGCCTCTACAAAGCTCGACGAGCTTGATCGCGCTATTCTGAAAATCTTAATGGATGATGCACGTACGCCCTATGCAGAAATGGCGAAGCAATTTAATGTCAGCCCTGCCACTATTCACGTACGCATCGAGAAAATGAAAGCTGCGGATATCATTCAAGGCACAGAAGTTGTCGTGAATACCAAGAAGCTCGGCTATGACGTGTGCTGTTTTATTGGTATTAACCTGAAAGCCGCGCGTGATTACCATTCCGCGCTGGAAAAGCTTAATGCTCTCGATGAAGTGGTTGAAGCTTACTACACCACAGGTGCTTACAGTATTTTCGTCAAGTTGATGTGCCGTTCGATTGAAGAACTGCAGTTTGTATTGATCGACAAATTGCAGGCAATTGACGAAGTTCAGTCGACAGAGACGCTGATCTCGCTACAGAATCCAATCAACCGCAATGTGATTCCTTAA
- a CDS encoding multidrug effflux MFS transporter: MILLTLLVLFSPLAIDIYLPALPQISQAFHVEHALAQDTITWFLFAMGVGQLFAGPLADKLGRRTVALAGVSIYILSALLAWGAQSIEWMLMSRLLQGLGACATSVAAFATVRDIFGPERSGKMISYLNGAICFIPALAPILGSWLTQQFGWRSNFSFMAGFGVFVGFWLLIRMKETNPSTEKQAVFKLSRYWSVLKVPSFLFHASLCMLAMAVILAYVTSAPVVLMENLGLTMNEFTFWFGINAVVNIAACLSAPKLMDKWGTHKILFSGIVMLLVAGGLMVGMKSQGTALAFMLPIFFSSVGFAWILGSAAGKALAPFGDKAGTAAALLGLFQMSGAGLVVGTLQRLELEPQMMIALQMWIVAPALIILLSKAGKEWHRLAFQ, translated from the coding sequence ATGATTCTACTGACTTTGTTGGTACTGTTTAGTCCGTTGGCAATCGATATTTACTTGCCTGCATTGCCACAAATCTCGCAAGCGTTTCACGTGGAACATGCCTTAGCTCAAGATACGATTACTTGGTTCTTATTTGCTATGGGTGTCGGGCAACTGTTTGCTGGCCCTTTAGCAGATAAACTCGGACGTCGAACTGTTGCATTGGCTGGCGTTAGCATCTACATCTTGAGCGCTTTATTGGCGTGGGGCGCTCAGAGTATTGAGTGGATGTTAATGTCTCGTTTGCTACAAGGATTGGGTGCGTGTGCAACGTCTGTAGCAGCCTTTGCGACAGTTCGCGATATCTTTGGCCCTGAGCGCAGTGGCAAGATGATCAGCTACCTTAATGGTGCAATTTGCTTTATTCCTGCTTTAGCGCCAATTCTGGGAAGCTGGTTAACACAGCAATTTGGCTGGCGTTCTAACTTCAGCTTTATGGCAGGCTTTGGTGTATTCGTTGGATTCTGGTTGTTGATTCGTATGAAAGAGACCAATCCAAGTACTGAAAAGCAAGCCGTGTTTAAGCTGTCGCGTTATTGGTCTGTGTTAAAAGTCCCTTCATTTTTGTTCCATGCTTCGCTTTGTATGCTGGCGATGGCGGTTATCTTGGCTTATGTCACTTCAGCCCCTGTGGTTCTGATGGAAAACTTAGGCTTAACCATGAATGAGTTTACTTTCTGGTTTGGCATTAACGCTGTGGTTAACATCGCGGCTTGTTTGTCTGCTCCTAAGCTGATGGACAAATGGGGAACACATAAAATTCTGTTCTCTGGAATCGTGATGTTATTAGTGGCTGGTGGCCTGATGGTCGGAATGAAGTCTCAAGGCACTGCTTTAGCCTTTATGCTGCCAATCTTCTTTTCATCGGTAGGTTTTGCTTGGATTCTGGGTTCGGCTGCGGGTAAAGCATTGGCTCCATTTGGCGACAAAGCGGGCACAGCCGCTGCACTGTTGGGGTTGTTCCAGATGAGTGGTGCTGGTCTGGTGGTAGGCACACTACAACGTTTAGAGCTTGAACCGCAGATGATGATTGCACTTCAAATGTGGATTGTTGCCCCTGCGCTGATTATTTTGCTGTCTAAAGCGGGCAAAGAGTGGCATCGCTTAGCATTTCAGTGA
- a CDS encoding LysR substrate-binding domain-containing protein, with protein MNIDKLARIDLNLLVCLQVLGEELSVTRASSRLHLSQSAVSKSLAKLREQFDDPLFIRTSHGLKPTPKMLFLKPKLETLVDQLELITQPEQFSPQSSEYRFHIAAVESVYPLILPHFLPAIFMQGPNLNISTHSWTDQTFKKLQMGELDIGITGKDIDINDAKLTMLPPKDICEQEIYRDSQMCVVRRDHPVLKQQWNLERYLTLRHVQVRCDGSDRWLLDYRLADLGYQRDIAITVPDFNSAASLCSYTDFVFTAPSHFTHLVAKHLDLVVLPLPLEFPPMAYTLFWHRDRENDPALSWLRQIIQTKTLHLR; from the coding sequence ATGAACATTGATAAATTGGCGCGAATTGACCTTAACTTGCTTGTTTGTTTACAAGTTCTTGGAGAGGAACTCAGCGTTACACGCGCTTCGAGCCGGCTGCATCTGAGTCAGTCTGCGGTCAGTAAGTCGCTGGCGAAACTACGCGAACAATTCGATGATCCACTTTTCATCCGAACCTCCCATGGCCTAAAACCGACACCAAAAATGTTGTTTTTAAAGCCTAAATTGGAAACCTTGGTTGATCAGCTAGAGCTGATTACTCAGCCAGAGCAGTTTTCGCCTCAGTCGAGTGAATACCGATTCCATATTGCGGCTGTCGAAAGTGTCTACCCATTAATCCTGCCCCATTTTTTGCCAGCGATATTCATGCAGGGCCCGAACCTCAATATCAGTACCCACTCTTGGACGGACCAAACTTTTAAAAAGCTGCAAATGGGCGAGCTTGATATTGGTATCACAGGTAAAGACATCGATATCAACGATGCGAAGTTAACCATGCTTCCACCAAAAGATATCTGCGAGCAAGAGATCTATCGCGATTCACAAATGTGTGTCGTTCGACGAGATCACCCTGTTTTAAAACAGCAATGGAATTTGGAACGCTATCTAACCCTTCGACATGTACAAGTTCGCTGTGATGGCAGTGACCGCTGGCTGCTGGACTACCGCTTGGCTGACTTAGGTTATCAGCGTGATATTGCGATTACCGTCCCCGACTTTAACAGTGCCGCCAGTTTATGCAGCTACACAGACTTTGTGTTTACCGCGCCGAGCCATTTCACACATCTGGTCGCCAAACATCTCGATCTGGTGGTGCTGCCACTGCCTCTTGAGTTCCCGCCAATGGCTTATACGCTGTTCTGGCACAGAGACAGAGAAAACGACCCGGCACTCTCTTGGTTAAGGCAAATCATTCAGACGAAAACCTTACATTTGCGTTAA
- a CDS encoding aminopeptidase P family protein: protein MYQSISQRVTELRNWLTRNGLDALIIPHEDEYLGEYVPEHNERLHWLTGFTGSAGAAVITQTSAAIFVDGRYTVQVRKQVPQELFEYRHLIEEPYLDWLQSHLPTGSKVGYDPRMHRASWLTATQSKLAGELELVATEGNAIDQLWHDRPAPVVSDMRLMSDELVGVNSATKRQRIADILRSKKADSAVLTELDSICWLLNIRGLDVSRLPVLLSHAIVHADASVDFFLYPARLAEGFENHVGAGVRVHHPDTLQTELEKLSGKKVIVDPATSNAWFTLTLQNVNAELIKDADPCLLPKAAKNATEIKGMKACHVRDGAAMAKFLSWLDSEVAAGKLHNEAQLADKLQAFRELDPTLADLSFDTISAATTNAAMCHYNHMNQPEPGKLEMNTLYLVDSGGQYTDGTTDITRTIAIGEVSDEMKQQFTLVLKGHIALAKARFPKGTCGHQLDVLARQHLWANGYDYDHGTGHGVGHFLSVHEGPQRISKVFNNVALLPGMVLSNEPGYYRADGFGIRIENLELVVEVETQGDFHVHGFESLTRCPIDVRAINVNMLTKPELNWLNDYHQKVWDDVSPLVEGDVKQWLKQATQPIAH from the coding sequence ATGTACCAATCCATCTCCCAGCGTGTAACGGAACTTCGTAACTGGTTAACACGTAACGGTTTAGACGCACTCATTATTCCTCATGAAGATGAGTATCTTGGCGAATACGTACCAGAACACAACGAACGATTACATTGGTTAACTGGATTTACTGGTTCAGCGGGTGCCGCTGTGATTACTCAAACCTCGGCAGCCATTTTTGTTGATGGCCGCTATACCGTTCAGGTTCGCAAGCAGGTTCCACAAGAACTGTTTGAGTACCGTCATCTGATTGAAGAACCGTATTTAGATTGGCTACAAAGTCATTTGCCTACAGGTAGCAAAGTGGGCTACGACCCAAGAATGCACCGTGCAAGTTGGTTAACGGCAACTCAAAGTAAACTTGCCGGCGAGCTAGAATTAGTTGCGACCGAAGGCAATGCTATCGACCAACTTTGGCATGATCGCCCTGCTCCTGTTGTCTCTGACATGCGTTTAATGAGTGATGAGCTGGTTGGTGTAAACAGCGCGACGAAACGTCAGCGTATTGCAGACATCTTGCGCTCTAAAAAAGCAGATAGCGCAGTGCTGACAGAATTAGATTCTATCTGTTGGCTGTTGAATATTCGTGGTCTAGACGTATCACGCTTACCGGTATTGCTATCGCACGCCATTGTTCATGCTGACGCAAGTGTCGACTTCTTCCTCTACCCAGCTCGATTAGCCGAAGGCTTTGAGAATCACGTTGGTGCAGGTGTACGAGTTCATCATCCAGATACGCTGCAAACAGAACTTGAGAAACTTTCAGGCAAGAAAGTGATTGTAGACCCAGCCACCAGCAACGCTTGGTTCACACTGACACTGCAGAATGTAAACGCTGAACTCATTAAAGACGCCGATCCTTGCTTGTTACCAAAAGCCGCAAAAAACGCGACTGAAATTAAAGGTATGAAAGCGTGTCATGTTCGCGATGGTGCCGCAATGGCGAAGTTCCTATCTTGGCTAGACAGCGAAGTGGCGGCTGGCAAACTGCATAACGAAGCGCAACTGGCTGATAAGCTTCAAGCATTCCGCGAGCTTGACCCAACATTAGCAGACCTGAGCTTTGACACCATTTCAGCAGCAACCACGAATGCGGCTATGTGTCACTACAACCACATGAACCAACCAGAGCCAGGTAAGCTAGAAATGAACACGCTTTACCTTGTTGATTCAGGTGGCCAATATACCGATGGTACAACCGACATCACCCGTACCATTGCGATTGGTGAAGTCAGTGACGAAATGAAGCAACAGTTCACCTTAGTTCTAAAAGGTCATATTGCTTTGGCTAAAGCTCGATTCCCGAAAGGCACTTGTGGCCACCAACTTGATGTTTTAGCCCGCCAACATTTATGGGCAAACGGCTACGATTATGATCACGGTACGGGTCACGGTGTTGGTCACTTCCTCAGTGTTCACGAAGGGCCTCAACGTATTAGTAAAGTGTTTAACAACGTTGCCTTGCTACCGGGCATGGTGTTGTCGAACGAACCGGGTTACTACCGAGCTGACGGCTTTGGTATTCGTATCGAAAACTTAGAATTAGTTGTAGAAGTCGAAACCCAAGGCGACTTCCATGTTCATGGCTTCGAATCACTCACTCGCTGCCCTATTGATGTTCGCGCTATCAATGTCAACATGCTGACAAAACCTGAACTTAACTGGCTGAATGACTACCACCAAAAAGTGTGGGACGACGTTAGCCCTCTAGTTGAAGGTGATGTTAAGCAGTGGCTAAAACAGGCAACTCAGCCAATCGCCCATTAA
- the betI gene encoding transcriptional regulator BetI: MPKVGMPSIRKPQLVNATMTVIERVGLHAASIALISREAGVSTGIINHYFGGKHGLLEETMRAILREHSETVMQLLSAIPKHQHQKRIHAIVEANFSDFQASNKVAKTWLAFWSYSMHDSQLHRLQRVNEKRLLSHLTIELKALLPHQQVKQVAQGIAALIDGLWLRGAMNQEGINAQQARALIGDYLELQLAQHALTTR, translated from the coding sequence GTGCCTAAAGTTGGAATGCCTAGCATACGCAAACCACAACTCGTCAATGCCACTATGACAGTGATTGAACGTGTCGGTTTACACGCAGCAAGCATCGCATTAATTAGTCGCGAAGCAGGTGTATCCACAGGCATCATCAATCACTACTTTGGCGGTAAACATGGCTTGCTTGAAGAAACCATGCGAGCAATCTTGCGCGAGCACTCTGAAACGGTAATGCAATTGCTGTCCGCGATTCCTAAGCACCAACATCAAAAGCGTATCCATGCAATTGTTGAAGCCAACTTCTCCGATTTCCAAGCATCCAACAAGGTTGCAAAAACATGGTTGGCATTCTGGTCTTACTCAATGCATGACTCGCAACTTCACCGCTTGCAACGCGTGAACGAAAAGCGACTCCTTTCTCACCTCACAATCGAACTCAAAGCCCTATTACCTCATCAACAGGTTAAGCAGGTTGCACAAGGTATTGCCGCACTGATTGACGGTCTTTGGCTACGCGGCGCAATGAACCAAGAAGGTATCAACGCTCAACAGGCGCGTGCATTAATTGGCGATTACTTAGAACTACAACTGGCGCAACACGCGCTGACAACTCGTTAG
- the betB gene encoding betaine-aldehyde dehydrogenase, giving the protein MEKASLYIDGRYQQASSGETFISYNPATGEPLATLGQASEQDVQAAVDSAKRGFAVWSAMTAVERSRILLKAVAILRERNDELALLEVLDTGKPIQEANCVDIVTGADVIEYFAGLAPALQGEQQSLSESQFFYTRKEPLGICAGIGAWNYPIQIAMWKSAPALAAGNAMIFKPSEETPLTALKLAEIFTEAGVPDGVFNVVQGDGRVGQMLTAHPDIAKVSFTGETGTGKAVMSASAQSLKSVTMELGGKSPLIIFDDAKLDQAVSGAMTANFYTQGEVCTNGTRVFVHENIYDDFIAQLKARTEKLIVGDPQDPNTQVGALISKEHLAKVLEAIESAKNSGAKLLTGGYQVTEGELTKGNFVAPTVFVDCQDDMDFVQKEIFGPVMAVIKFRDEDEAIKRANATNYGLAAGVFTQNISRAHRVIHQLQAGICWINTWGDSPAPMPVGGYKLSGVGRENGIETLSHYTQTKSILIELDDYVGAYE; this is encoded by the coding sequence ATGGAAAAAGCATCACTTTATATCGATGGTCGTTATCAACAGGCGTCATCGGGCGAAACTTTTATTAGCTATAACCCAGCAACCGGTGAACCTCTGGCCACTCTTGGTCAGGCTAGTGAACAAGATGTTCAGGCAGCGGTAGATTCTGCCAAGCGTGGCTTTGCTGTTTGGTCGGCAATGACAGCCGTAGAACGTAGCCGAATTCTGCTAAAAGCGGTGGCAATCCTTAGAGAACGAAACGATGAACTGGCACTTCTAGAGGTATTGGATACCGGTAAACCAATCCAAGAAGCCAATTGCGTTGATATTGTGACTGGCGCAGATGTTATCGAATACTTTGCTGGTCTTGCACCTGCTCTTCAGGGCGAACAACAATCGCTTTCCGAGAGCCAGTTCTTTTATACACGTAAAGAACCACTAGGCATTTGTGCTGGTATCGGCGCTTGGAACTACCCAATTCAGATTGCCATGTGGAAGTCAGCGCCCGCTCTTGCTGCAGGTAACGCTATGATCTTCAAACCTTCAGAAGAGACACCGCTGACCGCTCTCAAGCTGGCTGAAATCTTTACTGAAGCGGGCGTACCTGATGGCGTATTTAACGTTGTGCAAGGTGATGGTCGTGTTGGACAAATGCTGACAGCCCACCCAGACATCGCAAAAGTATCATTCACCGGTGAAACGGGTACTGGCAAAGCGGTAATGTCTGCCAGCGCCCAAAGTCTGAAATCCGTCACTATGGAACTGGGTGGTAAATCTCCCCTGATTATTTTTGACGACGCAAAGTTAGACCAAGCCGTATCAGGTGCAATGACTGCTAACTTCTACACTCAAGGCGAAGTGTGTACTAACGGTACTCGTGTTTTCGTTCATGAAAATATCTATGACGACTTCATCGCTCAACTAAAAGCCCGCACGGAAAAACTGATCGTAGGCGATCCCCAAGATCCGAACACTCAAGTGGGTGCACTTATCTCTAAAGAGCATTTAGCGAAGGTTCTTGAAGCCATCGAAAGTGCAAAAAACAGCGGCGCCAAATTGTTAACCGGCGGCTATCAAGTCACTGAAGGTGAGTTAACCAAAGGTAACTTTGTTGCCCCCACAGTGTTTGTTGATTGCCAAGACGACATGGATTTCGTCCAGAAGGAAATCTTTGGTCCGGTCATGGCGGTAATTAAGTTTCGCGATGAAGACGAAGCGATTAAGCGAGCCAATGCGACCAACTATGGTCTTGCTGCTGGCGTATTTACACAGAATATCTCCCGTGCACACCGAGTAATCCACCAGCTGCAAGCGGGTATCTGCTGGATTAACACTTGGGGTGATTCTCCTGCTCCTATGCCTGTAGGTGGCTACAAACTCTCTGGCGTTGGCCGTGAGAACGGTATTGAAACCTTAAGCCACTACACACAAACAAAAAGCATCCTGATTGAGCTGGATGACTATGTTGGAGCTTACGAGTAA